A genomic stretch from Mycobacterium malmoense includes:
- a CDS encoding agmatinase family protein, translating to MINPFAGQADIPNREGRWAQQAEAELPTRRLHEEIDRCIAHGLEAAPTINDRTLSTFARGELPHFAGERGTFLKAPFLENVHDVSDAEVAVFGVPLDAGTTYRPGTRFGPTGIRRATNLFGTYCYELGVDLREQLNIVDIGDVLTIPANIEKSFDQISQAMSHVVSQGVFPVVLGGDHSIGFPTVRGLAPHLDGNVGIIHFDRHVDTQETDLDERMHTTPWFHATNIKNAPATNLVQIGIGGWQAPRAGVKVGRERGSTVITVGDVERVGIEKVAEVALETAWKDAKAVYLSFDIDVIDAGFVPGTGWPEPGGLLPREALNLIRLISEPGLNGIEVVECSPPYDWAEQTALMSSRVILDSLAVMVRAGKLGKKPASLKRHAWGPFND from the coding sequence ATGATAAATCCGTTCGCTGGGCAGGCCGACATTCCCAACCGGGAAGGCAGGTGGGCACAGCAGGCCGAGGCGGAGCTACCAACCCGCCGCCTCCACGAAGAGATCGACCGCTGCATCGCCCACGGGCTGGAAGCCGCCCCTACTATCAATGACCGCACACTGTCGACCTTCGCGCGTGGTGAGCTGCCGCACTTCGCTGGAGAACGAGGAACGTTTCTCAAGGCCCCGTTCCTGGAGAATGTGCACGACGTCTCCGATGCCGAGGTGGCGGTCTTCGGGGTGCCGCTGGACGCAGGCACCACCTACCGTCCAGGCACCCGCTTCGGTCCAACCGGCATTCGCCGCGCTACCAACCTTTTCGGCACCTACTGCTACGAGCTGGGCGTGGACTTGCGGGAACAGCTCAACATCGTCGACATCGGCGACGTGCTCACCATTCCCGCCAACATCGAGAAGTCGTTTGACCAGATCAGCCAGGCCATGTCGCATGTGGTCTCCCAAGGCGTGTTTCCGGTAGTTCTCGGCGGCGACCACTCGATCGGATTCCCGACCGTGCGGGGCCTCGCCCCGCATCTGGACGGCAATGTGGGCATCATCCACTTTGACCGCCATGTCGACACCCAGGAAACCGACCTCGACGAGCGGATGCACACCACACCGTGGTTCCACGCCACCAACATCAAGAACGCGCCGGCCACCAACCTGGTCCAGATCGGCATCGGCGGATGGCAGGCGCCACGCGCGGGCGTCAAGGTCGGCCGGGAGCGCGGTAGCACCGTCATCACCGTCGGCGACGTCGAACGCGTCGGGATAGAAAAGGTCGCGGAGGTCGCGCTCGAAACGGCGTGGAAGGACGCCAAGGCGGTGTACCTGTCCTTCGACATCGACGTGATCGACGCCGGATTCGTGCCCGGCACCGGCTGGCCCGAACCCGGCGGGCTGCTGCCGCGCGAAGCTCTCAACCTCATTCGGCTGATTTCCGAACCCGGGCTGAACGGCATCGAGGTGGTGGAGTGCTCCCCGCCCTACGACTGGGCCGAGCAGACCGCCCTGATGAGCAGCCGGGTCATTTTGGACAGTCTGGCTGTGATGGTGCGGGCCGGAAAGCTCGGCAAGAAACCGGCCAGCCTGAAGCGACACGCGTGGGGGCCGTTCAACGACTAG